Sequence from the Helianthus annuus cultivar XRQ/B chromosome 13, HanXRQr2.0-SUNRISE, whole genome shotgun sequence genome:
TTCTATTCAACATCTGTTACAATTTCAATTTCTATTTTAGTTAAGAAAGCAAAGGTTTTACCGTAGAGAATAGAGATTATATTACTGCTGGGGGCAGACATCAATCTGTCAAATGACCCGTTCTGACTCGAACCCAATCTGACCCGAACCCAAATGACCCTTTCCTTAAcatgacccgttttgacccgcaCCATTCTGACCCGAACCCGATTTGACCCGTCACTACACCCAATCCGACCCGCTCATTTTGCCAGGCATAGGTATAAGTGTTATTATTGTAAAGTATGTTTAAGGTGTAAATTGTATAGTTTATTATGCAAGGGGTTTAGGGTGTCATTTAAGTAAATCGGTATGTCTCAATCGCTGCGTCGATTGTTTCACGCAGGTTCACTATGTATAAGTATGGAACGATTGTCAAACatcaaatcatttgttaattttgttCTTATTCTTTCAATTCAATCAATTGTGTCGTTGATTAACACAATTGAATCTCACCTTGTTAAAATGTATTTTTATCGTAGACCGTCCAAGTATGGATGGAAACCCGTGGATGCTGAAATCCAGAAGAAAGGTGTAATGGAAGAGGCTCTCGCTATAGTCTGCAGGCCCATCATCTCTCGTATCCCCTGCATCAATTAACACAAGAGACTACTAATGGTACTTGTTTAATTAAATACACTTATGACTCTTTCAATATGCATAAATTAAATAGGTTGTTTTGTTTTCATTCAGACAACAAATTTTACGTATGGCAAATGAGTTATTAGGAAAAATATGTGATTGATTTAATGCCTTTTTTTAACTTTCTTTCAAGGTTTTGGCTTTGAATGCTGTAGCATACATTCCCTAACTGGTTGCCAATTTTATTATTTGGATTTCAGTTTGTTTAATCCCTTTTATGTTAAAATTTGCAGAGATAAATACAGAGCATCAACAAACAAACAGAGTACAACAAAACAATGAACACTCAACCAGTTTTCTACAAACGAATTTGCAAGTTATACTCCAATAATTCCAAGCCAATGTGCAAATTGTGGTTGGAACTGTGAAAAGGTAAGAGTTAGCTCATATTATACCGTTTTTTTTCTAACAGTTCACGATTTGTTCTTATGGTTTTGTCAACTCTACAAATTTTATTCTCTCATTTTAAAACTTACAGAAATACCCCCTTGTTTTCGAAACCTGTAACATCAGTGGTCATTTTATTTATACTAGTGTGATTAATCCCGCACGTTGCGGCAGGTGGGAACTCGATTGGTTTCAGTTTGTGAagtggtatggtcccaattccctgcctacatggcaacgaccacaccacttttgtgcacacaaggcatccatGTCACCTGAACAttctagaagcttccagaagacaTCTGGGCGGTGCACAGCTGGCATCAAAGATGCTTTGCCCGACATAAAGGACAATACGTGTCACCATTCACAgaaggccacataggcctgcgacaatccagggagcagAGCTGACACGAccagtacgaggtatccagcACAGGCGAATAcaaggacgccacgtgtaccactacgcccttcgcgacagagcagaccaagaggatattctccttggtcggacagctggcgcgcgcCTACAGCTGGCACGCGCctacagctggcacagctgcttcctccttcttcaccctccggctataaataggacccttcatcattcaggttcggGATCTTTTGGCTCTCTATAATCACTCTATACGCACACTGTTTCCtttctctcagaacagtacttattctcacgccggagcctggttaagagggaaaacctccctttcccctcttaacgagactaacggtgttactgttttgcagatctcaggCCACCGATACGAGCAggagaagaggttgaaccccataagtgaaacgaccctcttggttatcctttgtgttaaccattgtttcaacattggcgccatccgcgtTTTTGCAAGACCACTCTCACCTCTTTTCGTTTCCAAAAAACACTCGTGAAAATGGCAGAACAAAATCAGTCACACCCAGTCgacggagaagtttcttcctttgaactcgtttcggacacggCACACGTCCAAAGGAGCCAAAGGAACGAGACCGTCCAAGAGGGTCAACTGAACAACGATTTTCCACCCATCTTTGGAAGTGCATCCAGGGCTGTTAGCCAAACAACAACTGGACCTGCCTTCCAAACACCAACAAGAACCATCACGCAAACCACAAACGGAGCCGTTTTCCAAACTCCAACGGGGACACTGCACCAAATGCCTCCCCCGATGCCGACTCTAAGCCATGGAGCAGGCCCTTCTGCTCCATCGGAACAGGCACAACTCAACTActctgcacttttagggctaccagagggaaaaactctggcttcctggtatgccgaacaaATGGCGTCCATAAACTTAGTTTATACGCAGCTCAGCGCACAACAGGCCCTGCTCCAGGCACAGGCTAACCAACCCACATTTGTAACCCCGCAGCCGaggtctctgagtacacacaCGGCTCAGCAGACTAACGCGTGGAACTTACGTCCAGAAAGAGGACCAGTGCAGAATGTAAGAAGACCCAGTGTACACGACACACGTGACACTTATGCTGAAACGGAGAGTAATTTCGTGCAAAACTCCACTCTGCACCGAAGGCCAATCCAGACTCGTCTGGGCGCACGCAACATGAACACAGAATGGGATGAAGACGAAGACGATCCAACATACAAGGAAGAATCCACGGTATTCAGCAGACTTCATCCGGAACATGAAGCATACAAACCAATCAAGCGTGCGGGGTACGACCTAAAAGCGGAGCACGATTACACCCTGAGCTATCGTCCTGAggacatggctgaaaattcaaaatttatcCGAGAAATCGCATGCGCGGCCATCGACAAAACGAAGTTACCGCACAACGTGGGCAAATACAACGGTCTGACGGACCCAGACGATCACCTCCAGGTGTTTAAGGGCGCATGAGCAACAGGCGGTTGGAACTTACCAACATGGTGCCACCTGTTCGCTCAAACATTCGTTGGCGCGGCGCGCATTTGGTTCGACAATTTACCAGCTGGCAaaatcaaatcatgggtcgaCTTCCGAGAGAAGTGCCTAGCACACTTCTCTCAGCAGCGAAGACAAGCCAGAGACCCAGACCCAGGTGACTGTTTGAACATGGAGAAAAGACTACGAAAGCGTAGAAGATTTCATTACAAGGTACAACAAAGAATGCCTGGAAATCGGAGAAATACCAGAAAAGATGATGCGCGCGCACTTTATGCGCGCGGTCAAGTACGACGACCTGGTGAAACGAATCAAAGGGCGAGATGGAGGACCCAAGgattgggaaaccttcattgaGGCAGCCAAGACTATTGCGCAGACAGACAGGCAACTGACTGGTGATGATCACCGTCAGCGCGCACACAACCACAATGACCGAAACAACAGAAGGGGCAGAAATCAACCCTGGAAGGCATCCACACACAGAGAAAGGAGCTCTCCACGGGAAGACGCACGCCATACCATCAACCAGATAGCCCATCGGAAAGAAGTTAAGCGAGAAAACAGAGAAAAACAGTGGACTCCACTGACTAAAACACCCTCCGAAGTCCTGGCTACAGAAAACCACCAGTTCAAACCACCCTTgcagatgcgcaacaaaaggggccaagacccaaatctcttctgtgaattccatAAAGATACGGGCCACTTGACCGATGACTGCTTTAGCCTAAAACAAGAAATCGAAAGCGCTCTAAGAGACGGAAAGCTCAGTCACTTAGTCAAGGGAGGAAAGCGCGATTACCGCCAGATACAAAGAAGAGACGAAGGTCCAGACAACAAGAAGCTCAGAAAGCTAGAAACTCACATGGTGCAAGGAGGTCCACGGCGACCAAGAAAAAACTACAACAAACGCGCACAGGATGAGTCATGGCGCGAGAAACAAGTGGTTTTCCCAGTCGTCAGGGGAGGTCCGAGAGAAAAGCGGCCAATAGTCATTCCAGGAGTGATCGGCCACTAACAGACAGATTACATCTTTATTGACCCCGGGAGCACCGCGGACATCATATATGAAcagtgcttcaatcaatttgaccaagaGGACAAGGCGCGCCTAGAACCAGTCGACTACCCAttaactggtttctgcaacgaggCCGTCTTTCCCCTAGGGGAAATATCATTCCCAGTATTGCTTTCTGATGGGAGAAATTCAAGAACCGAAGAAGTCACGTTCATGGTATTACCGGCACACTCAAGACATGACATCCTCCTaggaagagaatcccaaggagatttcagtaTGATCTGTTCCGCACCACATTCCGCCATAGGTTTTCCAACCGAAACAGGCATTGTGTTGATATACGCAAGTAAAGAAGTGCTAGCAACAGATGACATCAGACCGGCAAAAGCAAGCAAACAGGCACCGCGCATAGAAGCAGAGAAATGGGTATTGAACAGCGCGTACCCAGAACAAACAGTCACCCTGGGCCCAGCCATGTCTGATCTAACTCGCGCGGCGCTAAAAAAATTACTGCACGAAaacatggacgtgttcgcctggacTCCGGCCGATATGGTTGGCGTTCCACGGCACATCGCAGAACACCGGCTAAATGTCTCAGAGGATGCAAAGCCAGTAGTGCATGCTAAACGACACCTGGGGGATATCAAACATAATGCAATGAAAGAACAAGTGTTGGAACTACTAAACGCAGGTATCATCAGAGAAGTCCGGTACCAAACATGGGTAGCAAGCCCAGTAATGGTAAAGAAACCGAATGGTAGTTGGCGAATGTGTGTCGATTATAAGGatctgaacaaagcatgtccACGTGACTGCTACGCTTTACCAGATATAGATGAGAAAATCGATTCTTTGGCAACATTCCGGTGGAAATGTTTcttggattgctacaaagggtatcACCAGGTCCAAATGGCCGTTCAAGACGAAgataaaacggcattccgcacgcCAACAGGGCTGTATTGTTATACCAAAATGCCGTTCGGCTTAaagaatgcaggtgcaacgtaccaaagGTTGATGAACGAAACATTTAGTGACGCCATCGGTAAGTACATAGAAGTGTACATGGATGATCTGGTAATCATGAGCAAGGAGGAGAGCATGGATGATCAAACACAAGCACGACGTGTTTATTAAACCGGAAACATGCCGATTCCGTTATACAAATATACCCTTTTTAGTTTTTACTAATAAATGTAAATGAGTGTTGGCAACTTAGCCATTTAATTCAtaaaatgttacaaaaatatattaaTGGAATATGCTAGAGAACAATGTTGACCAAGACCATTGTAGATAAGACCATGAAcagaatcgttctttcagtccaCTCATATCTTATCTCAACTCTTCTTGTCACCACTGGTTAAATTGACTACCTTCGTTCATTCTGTGCACTCCATTCATATCTTATCTTATCTACACTCCTCTCTTCATCTTCAGACCTCATTCCCATTTCACTGTTAACCATGGCTGAAACTCTTGCAAATGAACTCCTCAAAGTCCTTGTTAAGAAGATGACCGATGAAGCCTTCAAGCGAATTGCTCGTGCTCAGGGTATTCACAACGAGCTGAAGGACTTGAAGACCACACTGTCCAGGATCCAAGATCTGCTTACCGATGCTTCCCAGAAGGAGGTGACTCATAAATCTGTCAAATCATGGCTGAATGCTCTCCAACATTTGGCTTACGATATCGATGACGTACTCGACGATTTGGCTACCGAAGAAATGCATCGTGAACTCACCCTGCAGGAACCTGAAGCATCCACCAGCATGGTAAGAAAGCTCATCCCATCATGCTGCACAAATTTCTCACTAACTCATAGGTTGTCTCCCAAGTTAGATAGGATTAACAGAGACTTAGAAAATCTAGAGAAACGAAAAACGGATCTAGGTTTGCTTAAGATAGATGAAAAGCCAAGAAATACTAGTAGAAGAAGCGAAACCTCTTTGCCGGAACGCGATGTTGTCGGAAGAGAAGTTGAGAAAGAGCAATTGCTTAAAAAGTGGTTGGGGGATGATGGCTCATCTCAGGATAACTTTAGCGTCTTACCTATAGTTGGTATGGGTGGGGTTGGAAAAACCACTCTCGCAAGACTTTTGTATAACGATACAAAGGTGCAGCATTACTTTGTACCCAAGGCATGGGTTTGTGTATCAGATGATTTTGATATTTTCAAGATAACTGATGCTATCCTTCAAGATGTGACTAAAGAAGACCAGAAATTTAAAGATCTAAATCAGCTTCAAAAGGCTCTCACTGAGCAATTTAAGGACAAACGATTTCTACTAGTAGTTGATGATGTGTGGAGTGAAAAGTATGCGGATTGGGAAAACCTAGTGCGCCCATTTCTATCATGTGCTCCTGGAAGTAGGATAATCATGACAACTCGTAAGAATCAATTGCTCAAACAGATAGGTTTGCATAATGTAGACCGTCTCGAGAGTTTGTCGAATGAAGATGCATTGCGTTTATTTGCAATACATGCATTGGGGGTAGATAACTTCGACTCACACACGACACTTAAACCGCAAGGTGAAGGCATTGTGAAAAAGTGTGGTTGTTTGCCTTTGGCTTTAAAGGCAATTGGAAGGCTTTTAAGGACGAAAACAGATAGAGAAGACTGGGATGAGGTGTTAAATAGCGAGATATGGGATGTAGAAATTGGTAATGCCACTGAAAATGGTAAAGATGTGGAAAATAGTGATAAGATTGTTCCGGCACTTAGGATAAGCTACCATGAACTTTCTGCAGATTTGAAGCAGTTGTTTGCATACTGTTCCTTGTTCCCCAAAGACTTTTTGTTTGACAAGGAGGAGTTGGTATCATTGTGGATGGCAGAAGGGTTTTTGAACCCATCCAAGTCACCAGAACGCTTGGGCCTTGaatattttgaaattttattatCAAGGTCATTTTTCCAACATGCACCTAATGATGAATCATTGTTTATCATGCATGATCTGATGAATGACTTGGCCACTTTTGTTGCCGGAGAATTTTTTCTAAGGTTTGACAATCATATGAAGACAAAGACAGAAGCTTTGGCAAAGTATCGCCATATGTCATTTACTCGCGAGGAGTATGTAGGTTACCAAAAGTTTGAGGCATTCAAAGGAGCCAAAAGCTTGAGAACATTTTTAGCTGTATCTATCGGTGTGGATCCAAGTTGGAACTACTTTTTCTTATCTAATAAGATTCTGGTTGACTTACTTCCTAGCTTAACATTATTAAGGGTTCTTTCTTTGAGTCGTTTTCAAATAACTGAGGTACCAGAGTTCATCGGTAGCTTGAAGCACTTGCGGTATCTTAATTTTTCAAGAACTAGAATCAAAGTGTTACCGGAGAACATTGGCAATCTCTATAATTTGCAGACATTGATTGTTTTCGGTTGCAAAAGTTTGACTAAGTTGCCTGAAAGCTTCCCGAAGCTTAAAAAGTTGCGACATTTTGATATAAGGGATACTCCGCTTTTGAAGAAGCTGCCATTTGGGATTGGTGAGTTGGGAAGTCTTCAGACTCTCACCAAGATCATCATTGAAGGAGATGATGGCTTTGCAATAAATGAGCTCAAGGGATTAACAAATCTCCATGGGAAAGTTTCCATTGAGGGATTGCACAAAGCGCAAAGCACAAAGCATGCACGGGAGGCGAACTTATCTCTAAAAAAGATAACTGGATTAGAGCTGCAATGGGTTGATGTGTTTGATGGCTCACGAATAGATACACTTGAAGAGGAAGTTCTGAATGAGCTGAAACCTAATAGTGATACGTTGAAAACACTTTCAGTCGTGTCATACGGGGGAACACAAATTTCAAATTGGGTTGGTGATCGCTCTTTTCATGAGTTGGTTGATGTGTCAATACGTGGTTGTAAAAAATGCACATCTCTACCCCCATTTGGGTTGCTCCCTTCACTTAAGAGGTTGCAGATTCAAGGCATGGATGAGGTTAAAATCATAGGTCTGGAGTTAACCGGAAATGATGTTAATGCCTTCCGTTCACTTGAAGTTCTAATATTTGAAAATATGTCTGGATGGCAGAGGTGGTCAACTAAAAATGAGGGTTCAGCAGCAGTGTTTCCATGCCTTAAAGAGCTTTATGTAAAGAAATGTCCACAATTGATTAATGTCTCACTTCAAGCACTGCCTTCACTCAAGGTTCTTGAAATTGAGAGATGTGGTGATGGTGTGTTGAGAAGTCTGGTTCAGGTAGCTTCATCAATCACTAAGTTGAAAATAAGTTTAGTATCAGGGCTTACATATAAGGTGTGGAGAGGCGTTACAGGGTATCTCAAGGAagttgaaaaattaagtatcggGGGATGTAATGAAATAGAATACTTGTGGGAATCAGAAACAGAGGCAAGTAAGCTTCTTGTGAGATTAAAGGAATTGAGTTTATGGGGATGTTCAGGTTTGGTAAGTTTAGAAGAGAAAGAGGAGGATGACAATTTTGGGAGCAGCACCAGCCTGTTATCTCTTAGAAGTTTGTATGTATATTCTTGTAGTAGCATAAAGCGTTTATGCTGTCCAAATAGCATTGAGAGTTTGAGTATTATTGGTTGTTCAGTTATTACAGATGTCTACCTCCCTAAAGAAGGAGGGAATAAGCTCAAATCACTTCGTATAGACaattgtgataaacttgaggGAAAAATCAACAACACAAGCATGCCAATGCTTGAAACCCTATATATTGATAAATGGGAAAATGTAAGATCAATCAGTGAATTGAGTAACTCCACTCACCTCACCAGCCTGGATATAAAGCGATGCCCACATATCGTGTCACTTCCAGAGCTTCAGCTATCAAATCTCACCAATTTGTCAGTTAGAAATTGTGAAAGTCTGGAGTCATTACCTGAGCTATCAAATCTCACCAATTTGTCAGTTAGTCATTGTGAAAGTCTGGAGTCATTACCTGAGCTATCAAATCTCACCAATTTGTTAGTTAGTCATTGTGAAAGTCTGGAGTCATTACCTGAGCTATCAAACCTCACCTTTTTGTCAATTAGTGATTGTGAACGTCTGGTGTCATTACCTGAGCTAAAGAATCTCGCCTTGTTAAAAGAGCTGGAAATCAGAAGGTGTCCAGGCATTGATGTTTCCATTCATGGTGGGCGTTGGCCTCCCAAATTGTGTTCCCTTGCAATAGGGGGGTTGAAGAAGCCCATATCAGAGTGGGGGGATCTGAATTTTCCAACTTCCCTTGTTGACCTAACGTTATATGGTGAACCCAATGTGAGGAATTTTAGTCAGTTGTCCCACCTTTTCCCTTCTTCTCTTACATCTCTGGACATAATTGGATTTGATAATCTGGAATCACTTTCAACGGGACTCCAACACCTCACATCCCTTCAACATCTGGCCATTTACAGCTGCCCAAAGCTGAACGATCTACCAGAGACGCTGTTACCTTCACTTTTGAGTTTGGAAATAGATGAATGCCCAAAATTGAAAGAAAGGTGTGAAGGAAGAGGCTCCCACTACTGGCCCCTCATCTCTCATATCCCCTGCATCGACATAAGTGACTGGTAAAGGTAGTTGTTAATTAAATAGCAATTGTCTTTTACATAGAAATTATTGCCAGTCGTTGTTTCAAACAAACCTTACATTCTTCTTGTTTCTTCTGCAGTCATTGAAAACAGACCCCGAATCTCTCATATCCCCAAAATCCAAATAGAGTGGAGGTAAATACCCATAAGATAATTTGTTGAAATTAGTAAATCACTGTTCATGAGTTTAAACTACTATACTGCTGCATATGGTGGAAATGAATAAGATTCGGTTTatcttaacatgtttaatatctCTCAAAGGGTTAAGTGGATGGAACCCCATTTTTACACAACTGAATAAGATTCGTTTTATTCCTGAAATTGTTACAGATACAGATATTTTCTACACTTAGTAAATTTCTATTTTGTTTACAATATATGATTGACATCTAGTTGACTTTCGGTTGACATGCAGTTAGTATTTATATCAAGTTGACTTTCAGTTTTATAAATTCAAGAATCTACTCACATCAGAGGGGGCTGAATTATATGTTATTTTCCTCATAGCCAATTTCATTATCCTTTTTGCATTGAAACCTACCAGTGATATGGAAAGCAAACTGATTATGTTGAAATCAGTTTTCATTGTTTATTGTAACTCTAAGGGTTAAGTGGATGTTTACACAACtgaatatgatttttttaaatatttcttCACTATTAAATATCTATTTTTTTACAACATTTTGATTGAAATCATGTCTTACTCTgatgttttcttttcttttttttttgaaaggttaaCTTCATTAAATTTATATCACCTTGACTTTCGGTTTGATAAATTCAAGAATCTGTTCAATCAGAGGGGGCTGAATGGATATCTTGTTTTTTTTCCTGGCCAATTTGGTTATCCTTTTTGCAATTTCTTGAATTGAGTTTCTTCAATGATTGTAAAACACATAAATCAAGCATCTTTCTCATTATCTTAGATCCCAAGTCTCAATTTAGTGGAATAATCACATCGAATATCTTATATATTATCCAACTATGTTTTGCAGGACCCTCTAACCATGAAATTGTTAAGGATGAACATTCACAGTTGAACGAGACATATGAGAGAACAGAGAAAAGTCTCAACCTATGAATGAGAGATTTTGGCAATGTAATCTTCAGGAAAATGGTGTAAATCTCGGGCATAGATTGACTGGATTATTCGTATTCATGATATACCAGGTTGGATTCACTATTCAAAGATGCTTTTGGAATTGATTTTTACAGCATGTGTATACTTTATAAGtatacaaataacacattttaagTATACTTTTTCAAAATACTATTTGATCCATTTGAGATAACCACATGAACccttgtattatatataaatgagTTAAAACTATATTGATTTACAAATCGGTTACCATTCTTCATTGTTGCTTTCATCCACAAAGCTTCTTTAAGTTTACAGCTTTGCAGGTTAGTAAAAATACATCCCATATTGATCATTCCTTTTTCGTTCAGATCATGTAACTGAACCatttattttgtaaaattttATGTGGTCTGGTTTAACAGTCAACCTTCAAGTTATGTCATATGACCAAAGCAAAAGTTTTAACATGATTTACTATTTTGACGAAGAAACACAAGAGGGACAAAGAATTTGTTTGGCTCAAGAATTTGCGTATGTGCTGCAGATGAAGGAAGATCTTTGCTTCTATTTAGTTAAGTTATTTCATTTTCAAGGTGAATGAAAACAAAAGTGCAAATGCTTAATCTTCACATTGATGGTGATACAGAGTTGATCCATGATCTAGCATACTCGTATTTGGTGCAATTAGACACACGGAAGTGGATTGGAAAATGGTTCATGCTAAAAAAGGATTAACTTTCAGTACGTTTGAAGTTATATGGGGGATAAGTAATGGACATAAACGTCTCGACGAGCCACACGCATGGACAAATGCTATAGGCGGGTTTTCCCAAATCTCGGCAACCAATTTCGTCATCTAGAGCTCCAATTTTGAAGCCAAGGTTTTCCCCAATTTTAGCAGTTTCAATTAATTTCGTCTGCTTGTAAAAAACGGCTGGGTTTTTTTAACTAAATATTTATTTGTTGTTTTTTAGGCTGTTAATTTCAAGGATCCCTTGGAGCGGTTACAAGTTGCGTCTGATGGCACTTGGCGTTCATGGGCTAAGTTACGCACCTCTGATTGGAACTTATAACCAATGGAGATTTAATCAAAATTGCCTCTAATGGCAAGTTACCCTATGATGCCAAGTTACCATCTGATGAAGATTAAGGAAACCTACCACTGAAGCAAGTTACCTCTAGTGAAGATTGAAGAAGTCTCGCTAATGAAGAAGATGCTACATGTTGGCCACTTGTCAATTTCGTACATCTCAACAAGATAGTAAAACTAGCCTATGATGTCAAGTTAACATCTCTTGAGAGGATGTTATACGTAATTGTCACTTGTGAAGTTGTTGAGTGTGAATTTGGTGCATGAACTTATGTGTGCAAACTTCAGAGAAAATTTGCAAGTCACCCAACCTTCCATAGCTAGGAAATCATCTTGAATTTCAGTTGTAATTTGCGACTAGTTTTACGTTATGTATTGAAACATTCGATTTCAATTAATACCTCGTGCTTAGAACAGTTCTTCACTTCTTCTACTCTCATTTATTGTTTTGTTCAATGAGTGACTGACGACGAAACGGTGATACTTGACATAATGATTAACTAATATTTCATTGCAAACTAGCTAATAATGAATCTAGGGTATTCGCTAAGTCTTAGTTTGATTGTGATCCACAAAGTCAATCTCCCTACAACATTGTATCCTGGAAAGATGTAATTCTCTTGGTAGTAACTCGAAAAGCATCCATTCATTTTGCGAAGGTAGACATGACCTGTAAAGTTTACATAAATATTGTC
This genomic interval carries:
- the LOC110902252 gene encoding putative disease resistance RPP13-like protein 1 codes for the protein MAETLANELLKVLVKKMTDEAFKRIARAQGIHNELKDLKTTLSRIQDLLTDASQKEVTHKSVKSWLNALQHLAYDIDDVLDDLATEEMHRELTLQEPEASTSMVRKLIPSCCTNFSLTHRLSPKLDRINRDLENLEKRKTDLGLLKIDEKPRNTSRRSETSLPERDVVGREVEKEQLLKKWLGDDGSSQDNFSVLPIVGMGGVGKTTLARLLYNDTKVQHYFVPKAWVCVSDDFDIFKITDAILQDVTKEDQKFKDLNQLQKALTEQFKDKRFLLVVDDVWSEKYADWENLVRPFLSCAPGSRIIMTTRKNQLLKQIGLHNVDRLESLSNEDALRLFAIHALGVDNFDSHTTLKPQGEGIVKKCGCLPLALKAIGRLLRTKTDREDWDEVLNSEIWDVEIGNATENGKDVENSDKIVPALRISYHELSADLKQLFAYCSLFPKDFLFDKEELVSLWMAEGFLNPSKSPERLGLEYFEILLSRSFFQHAPNDESLFIMHDLMNDLATFVAGEFFLRFDNHMKTKTEALAKYRHMSFTREEYVGYQKFEAFKGAKSLRTFLAVSIGVDPSWNYFFLSNKILVDLLPSLTLLRVLSLSRFQITEVPEFIGSLKHLRYLNFSRTRIKVLPENIGNLYNLQTLIVFGCKSLTKLPESFPKLKKLRHFDIRDTPLLKKLPFGIGELGSLQTLTKIIIEGDDGFAINELKGLTNLHGKVSIEGLHKAQSTKHAREANLSLKKITGLELQWVDVFDGSRIDTLEEEVLNELKPNSDTLKTLSVVSYGGTQISNWVGDRSFHELVDVSIRGCKKCTSLPPFGLLPSLKRLQIQGMDEVKIIGLELTGNDVNAFRSLEVLIFENMSGWQRWSTKNEGSAAVFPCLKELYVKKCPQLINVSLQALPSLKVLEIERCGDGVLRSLVQVASSITKLKISLVSGLTYKVWRGVTGYLKEVEKLSIGGCNEIEYLWESETEASKLLVRLKELSLWGCSGLVSLEEKEEDDNFGSSTSLLSLRSLYVYSCSSIKRLCCPNSIESLSIIGCSVITDVYLPKEGGNKLKSLRIDNCDKLEGKINNTSMPMLETLYIDKWENVRSISELSNSTHLTSLDIKRCPHIVSLPELQLSNLTNLSVRNCESLESLPELSNLTNLSVSHCESLESLPELSNLTNLLVSHCESLESLPELSNLTFLSISDCERLVSLPELKNLALLKELEIRRCPGIDVSIHGGRWPPKLCSLAIGGLKKPISEWGDLNFPTSLVDLTLYGEPNVRNFSQLSHLFPSSLTSLDIIGFDNLESLSTGLQHLTSLQHLAIYSCPKLNDLPETLLPSLLSLEIDECPKLKERCEGRGSHYWPLISHIPCIDISDW